aattaattgaattaaataaaatcaattattaaatattaaatatttaatttaattaattttgatcatATTCTAAATGTGTATTTCTTatctaacctatagttttaatatgaattttattcatattaattataacctatagtttgaatataaatctaatctatactaatttaaaatttgaatcttGTTCAAATGTCAATActttcatattatatagtttaattttgattttaattcaaaattaactttatattataatgtacatTAATTGTATCACGtgcatttaatattatttttgtatcatatacaatcaatttcttttacaataatttgaactcttcaaattctttcCACTTTAAAATccttgtttaatttatttgtaaGCTATCAGACGGACCTAATGAACTTACggttataagctccaatgattcatgattaattaattaaactctttaattaagttaatcattattcattaactatgaggcactctattaaagactcatagttgcactcctatgaactacaatatatttatgtgtccattgaattAACCATATTTTGTAAGTCAACCATTTACAaattgttcataattacaattgggtcaaattaccattttactcctATAGTTACCTCTTGtaccttaagtatcattgaccctctaatgaacaattttgttCATGGTCTAAACATAAACAAAGTCCCTTTCGGACCAACGAGAGAGTGAGACCTcgttgttcaagtctcggagtcagcacttaaaggaacaatctGCTTACTTTTCCTAAAGTTAGGAAGGGGGAAATTTCATCTCTTGAAGTTATGATCCTAACTCCTCACTTGGTATTGttctcaaaatggtagacatattgagtcagcAACTAAGACCACTCTtatctatacaaatcaaagcacAACCCTTATgagcagaagttcataactcactcgaGATTGAAATCGAGTTACATGGTTCTCGCTTGAAATATAAATATCTTcaattaatggtgttataaagagagattatatTTCGTAGTTCGATCAATACAAACTCActatataggatacctccacttgcatgtcattATATAAATGAtctggatcaaatcatttgtaacacttataacTGTTGTAAtgtttacaaagtgggtcgtatctacaATGTTCCAGGATAAGGgtacctagtcttatccatatattatagatcttTCAGGTTATTGCTTGAACACGGTCCAATTGTACTAAATAATCataaatcttaatttattggattttgaattatgcaaatgataaattaataacactttatccattaaataaatactttatttatttatcaataatttatatagacaacgagatttaggacataaattcTAATGTATAAGGCGTATATTACTTCATTTGAAATagataattcaaaattttcaaaaaaaataataataaaaaaaaaaaattcaaaggagAGAGGGTGTTTCAACGCACTATAACAAATATCTATCTCACAATCTTATTTTCCAActgtttatttatatttgtaaaaCATAAGAAAGTACATAACCAATGgagagtaaaaaaaataataacaaaattacaaagaaGATGCTAAACAGAGACCATAAGGTCAATGTGAGCAAGTTCCATTCTTACACTTcacatattaattttttttaaaaaaaaaaatctgcaCTAGCAGAGAGGATGGTTGTAAATTGTTGAGAACTCCCAAATATATTCACATAGACTTCCTCAACTTATCTATTTTTGAGTTTTTCCatgtcaaaaaataaaaaaactaaaagaaaggcTATATTTTTCtgcccttttcttttttctctctttacaAACTAATTTATATTGCAGAGGAATGAATTTggatggagaaaaaaaaaacacatgatacataatataaaatctaatgaaaattaaatttcgaAGAATAAATATAGAGAGAAGCATGGCAGTAAAATAAGGGAAAAGAAAGTTATGGGTATAGAGAAGAAGTTATGTAGGCAATAGTGGTGGTGGTGTTGGCGGCGGATTCcgatcagaaagaagaaacatcGGTGCCAACGAATCCAAGTCCGACGATGCAGAAGGCTATGGCTTGAAGGAAGAGGAAAATGAAATATTGGTTTTTGCCAAAGAAAATATCGTAAATTCCACATAAGAACAAATAAGCACCCACTCCAAGCTCCCACATCAGAACCCTATCATTATTgtcaatatatataattaattaaccacaCAAACTTTGTCATTTGTTTAATAAATAtgcatcttatattttagaatttgcAATATTATATCTTttagaatcaaaattgtttGGTAGAGAGGTGTAGTGGTGACTTGAAACAAAAATTTTGGATCATCGctttgtttttgaaatataaGCCAAAATTTTGGAAGGTGTTTTCTAATTTAAAGAAAGAGTGTGAGTTATGtcattttgtattaaaaaaaagttaaaatatcattttggtccttatGCTTGGAACATTGTTCAATCTTAATCCATGTATTTTcacatattcaattttatttcttttacttttaataaatcttaaatataatatatatgtgatttattgttaattttcatttttttaaaaaaataaaaatggctATGTATCAATATTtttcactataaattttgaaaacatacattatattttctaaaaactattaatattattattaattttgaaaggcTATAcgtttaagatttattgaaaatatatggactaaaattgaatcaatttgaaatgaaCTCCATACCTTTCTCCAACCCAAAAGCGAGGCTTTTTAGGGGTTTTAGGAACAGGTTTAGGCTTGGAGGCGTCGCCTAATTTCTCAGTCACAATCCATTCATTTACTCTGCTTGCCTCCAACAACCCAATGATTGTACCCTTGGTTCTGTGCATTGCCATTACGTTCTCAAAAAGAATCCAATACACCAATAAATGTAATGACCTACAAAATttagataataataatgattagatcatatatatctcatatGGAACGAACTCAAAGACtaagaatttgaaatcaaaattaaaattaaaattagagcAGTGACCTCGGAGTGCCAACGGCATTGAGAAGGGTAATGATAGAAGGAATATATACAGATCCCCACTTGGGAACCTCAACTTCCGGTACCAACACTGTGGCCGGTAATACAACGCAGTAAAATACGAAGGTGTTTATGTGGGCTACCACTTTTCTTACGAAGAAGAAACTGTATATCACATGTACCTTCTTCCATGCTGTTACTTTCTGCCACCACAAACATTATTTCAATCAATTTCAAACTTTACGAactcttaatatatatatatatatggaggGAGGTTCGTTTTATTAATTACCTTGTTCGTGATAATCTCCATAATCATCTTTCTTAACAAATTGGCGGGGCCGCATGACCATCTGTGCTGTTGGTAACGGTAGGCTTTCAATGAGCTGGGCAGTTCATTTTTCACCTGcacatatatgtatattaaaaacataaatatatgaattttaatgATCATTTGATGCAAgtttagattaaataaaataaaccttaAGGTCACCAAGATACAGGAATTTCCAGCCTTTGAGACTGGCACGCACGGCCAAGTCCATGTCTTCCACAGTGGTGCGATCTTTCCATCCACCAGCCTCATTCAGTGCCGCAATTCTCCAAACACCCGCCGTCCCTGTTTCCACGTTCAAAATTTTATCCATTCTCATTATTTGCTAAATAtggtaaaatagtaaaattactGTAAAATGATAAGATTGACCTACAAAAATGAGTCCAAATGttatttgacttggtttttccAAAGAAGAAAGTCTAAAGTACTCGCTCGACTACATCTAGCCAAATAGTTAATAtgaaatctttttaaaaaaatattaaatcaaaattatttatgaCCAGCTTAAAAAAAATGCATCATATAGGTGCAATCTAATCATTGTCgtgttttaaaataatattatataacacTTGGTCaaacttttttaatatttttttttcatcattctttctCCCAACTCTTGTTTTATTTCTCCCTAGAAAGGCACAATAGATGGTGGCAACAAATGAAGTATTTTCAAATGCCAATCAAATCAAGCGTAGAGGATAAAAGTAATCGAAAGCAGAAAAGATGAACTAGAAAACGAGAAAGAGCAAAAAAAGTGAACTAGAACTAGAacgaaacaaaaaaataaataaataaataaaatagacaTTGAGATGGATAGAGAACCAAATCACTAATTTCTAATGTGAAAGATCATGTCAATCAACCCACTTTCTTCAATGGTTAGAAAGTTTTGTTTAAAGGAGGTGGTgatgtttcatttttttcttaaaagaaaaaggaaaaaaataggtCATACTTacgaaaacgaaaaaaaaaaatccttaaccCCGATTACCATTGAAGCCAAAGAAGGCGTAAGTGGAGGAACCCACTTCTTGCTCCACGGTGAAATGATAATCCAATGACATTTCTTGCATCCTTGTTAAAAAGCACTCATTTGCGTTCACTGcacaataaaatttaaaaaaaaaaaaaaaaaaaaaagcaataaattaaaatcaatttccaAATTACAGAAAAGCCCCCCACTGGCATCCACTTCACTTTGATTGATTATAAATAATAGAGCCCCACCCCCACAAACAAAGGGGGACCTGATTCAGGTCCACTATTCTACTCCGTAGTCCTTACCACATGCCATTGCCGCCTCAAATaacatcaaatttatttttacttccttaaattaaattttaactttatatttatttgaggAAGGAGGAAATTGGACCATAGGGAAATGATAAGTGTGTCAGAAATCAACAGCTAAATTGAATACAACACTTCGAAAGAATTGGGCCATTACATTACATGGAATAGAATTGATGTTCTTTCTTTTACAAGTAATTAATTTACACAACACATACACCAcctctattattattattattcactaTATCGTTTCTTTGTTCTTCCCACAACCTCTTATCTTCTCGACATTTTGCCTAGATTTCCTGTCGGGTATTTCCTCTTTGTCCACGAATACTCTTTTCTTTCACCAATGTTATGTCCCAATTTATTATTTCCCCACATCCTTCTCTTCTCCTTACAAATATTCCTTTTACGTAGTAATATTTGAtcatgtatgtatatatattcacTCATTGTCTCACCACAAAAATTCTCTTCCAAACATATATGGAGTCTTTTGTCTCTATActcttatttaatatttttctattgtcaaaatgagtatagttcaactgacatagtgtttattctattaattttaaagtgaGAGGTTAAATTTTTCCATCCCACGTatttaatctatatatatatatatatatattccgtCTCGATATTGGAAAATTTTCTATAAGGTGTGTATACTTCATATTTATCCTATAAATGAGAACCAACaaattcttcataaactttGCCTAAAAGGTTCATATTTTATGAACTCTTAGTTTTACGTTAGCTTTGTGTTTGATAGGTCATCGAACGCTCAAGCTTGTCTCTATATCTAATAAgtatttaaaactttaaaaatatctaatcaatctctaaattgtaaattatatatcaaataaattcaTGTATGTATCAAGTAAAttcatgaattttaattttgtatcaatTAAATCTATGAATTTTAAGAAGCACCAAATAGATTTCATGAATCTTTAATTTTGTATCAattaagtcaaaattttgaaaaatatgaatAGGCCAAATacctattaaacacaaaattgaaaattcatgaacatatttgatataaaatctaaagtttaagactttattgaatatttttaaattcatagaTAAAAATAG
The nucleotide sequence above comes from Benincasa hispida cultivar B227 chromosome 3, ASM972705v1, whole genome shotgun sequence. Encoded proteins:
- the LOC120074420 gene encoding glucomannan 4-beta-mannosyltransferase 9-like, coding for MERISSATLFPEALQGPSDDMSFQVISLPWEAIRAPVVVPLLRLSVFLCLIMSLMLFLERVYMGIVIVLVKLFRRKPEKRYKWEPMKDDIELGNSVYPMVLIQIPMYNEKEVYQLSIGAACGLSWPSDRIIIQVLDDSTDPIIKDLVEMECQRWASKGINIKYEIRDNRNGYKAGALKEGLKRSYVKQCDFVAIFDADFQPEPDFLWRTVPFLLHNPKIALVQARWKFVNANECFLTRMQEMSLDYHFTVEQEVGSSTYAFFGFNGTAGVWRIAALNEAGGWKDRTTVEDMDLAVRASLKGWKFLYLGDLKVKNELPSSLKAYRYQQHRWSCGPANLLRKMIMEIITNKKVTAWKKVHVIYSFFFVRKVVAHINTFVFYCVVLPATVLVPEVEVPKWGSVYIPSIITLLNAVGTPRSLHLLVYWILFENVMAMHRTKGTIIGLLEASRVNEWIVTEKLGDASKPKPVPKTPKKPRFWVGERVLMWELGVGAYLFLCGIYDIFFGKNQYFIFLFLQAIAFCIVGLGFVGTDVSSF